The Bacteroidota bacterium genome segment AACTTTGCCTCATTGTACCATAATTCCATATCCACCATACGAGTGAGATTATCCATTCGAAAATTAGCTCTCAAGGATTTGCCGTTTACGGTTCCTCTTGCAGTGGCGCTAACTTCCGTTGCATTCGCCAAAACATTAGCATTTTTATTCAACATAGAGGATACTTTTGCCGCAAATGCTTTACCATTTGAAGAATTCTGTTGAATCGTAGAAGGCTTGCTCGGCTTTGTTGGACCTTGAGCTAATGGATTGGAAGCTCGCACGCCATTTGAATATGACCCGCTTCCGGTACTTGGACCTTGAATCGGTGGCTTTGGTGCGGCCGACCCCATCTCTGCCGTGACCAGAGGATCAACTGCGGCAGGGGATGCCTGCGTCTCGGGGAGTGGACTTTTCGAAGGGCTTCCCCCCATCCCTGCAAGTACGGCTACATCAAAAGTTGACGATTCGACGTAAGTAGCTCCAGTCTTTGCAACATCATGCAAATCACCCTGCCTGGCAGAACCCGCCATATCATACGCAGTCCAAAATCCCTTACTTGGACCTGGCAATGCGTTGCTCGTATAAAATCGAAACAAAGGCTCTACACTACCACTTTCCTTCGAAGCTTTGATGTTATCCGCAATTGTAAGCCAAAGACCAATTGGGCCCAACGAAAGTTGATACAGGTTCTTAGGAAGTTCCAACCAGAAGGCCTCCTTACCAGCAATGGCACCCCCGATAACGTCATTTTTATCATGAACCCCTTGCTCTAAACCGTCTAAGTCTACGAAATTAATCGGCTGATTACCAGCATACTGATAAGGAGTATAAAACGGATAATCCCCAGCTAAAGGATCTATCGACACAAACCTACACGTCCAAGCCGCATAATACCGGGCCCCATAATAATACAACCCCGACTCCTCGTCCCGCTCTTTCCCACAAAACCGATACCGCTTCTTGGAATAGCTCCCAAAACTCGTCTCTCCAAACGGAAAATACTCTTCCCTCGATATCAAAGAACCCGACGAATCTACCGTCACCGATGAATTCCCTAGATGGTCTTCCAGATTGTACCGCACCGCAGGCGAAGAATCTCCAGAAAACGCACTTCCGACGCGTTTGACGGCGATCCTTGACCGCCCATCCATCACGTGGACTTCATTGTGCGCTTCGGAAATGACAGCTGCACTGCTGAGCTTGTACAAATGCTCGAACCCACCGTCAATATACACCGTCACCACGGAATTTCCCGAGCCATCGACGACAATTTTCTTCACACGGTTGCCGCCGCCATCGTACAAATAGGCTGCCTGAACGCTACTGCCCTCGGCAAATCCCCGCATCCGGTCGCCGTAGTCCCATTCAAACGAACGCGAAGCACCCTCAGAAACCATATTTCCGTTGGCATCGAAGGTGTAGTTCAGCGTCGTGCTGCCATACTTGATCTTGGTGGCGAGGTTGCTTGAAGCAAATGCCGCAGTGGGCGCGGAATCAAAATCATTGAAATAGCGGTGGAAATTGTTGGAGACGCTTACATAATGGTACAGGTCGAGCATGTTCCCCAACTTATCATACTTGTAAGTGCGGATATAGCTCGTTGTGCCCGTATCGCTCAAATCAGGGACAGAATAGCCTTCATTCCAAGGGTCGGAGACATTCCCATAAGCCCCTGATGCACGTCCAGTTGCGCGAATCAACCGCGGGCATTTCTCACAAGCTGCCTATTCGTCGCTTGCTCTTATTCGAAGTCCCGGATCAACTCATCAGGCGTGGCACCACCAGAACCACCGACGCCGCAATTGGGGGTCGCATCTGTGATATGGACAATGTTTCCCGCGAGGTCATAGTCGTAGGCGGAGTCGTATTTTGTGGAGCCGGAGCTTGGGGTATAGGTCAAAGTGGATAGCGTGAAGCCCTCGGTTTTTTGCCGCAGCAGCCTGAAGTTCACCGGATCGTAGGCAAAACGTGTCATCAGCCCATTCCCGTAGCTGACGAGAATCTTTTGCCCTTTGGTCCCGAGAATCGGGATAGGCAAGCCGAGAAACATACACCGTACTGTCCAAGGAAATCGATTCCATGGCACCCGCACGGTTGTAGGTCGGTTCCACGATCTTGCGCCCAGTCGATACATCTGCCGGCAAGGTGATGGAGGTCGGCCTTCCCAGTGCATCGTATTCTATATCAGTCACATAATTGCCTTCCAGAAGCGCCCCTTCGTTGGTGCATTCCTGACCAGTACCCCCAGGAATCCAATCCACGCGATAGATGGTGGGCATCGCGCCGACAACCAAACCATCCTTGATGACTTGTCGCGATTTGCTTTTCGGCTGCCCCTTGTAGTCGTAGGCCAGCATTTCCACCATGCCAGCCTCGTCGTAGTTTTTGTAAGGCCTTTTTTATCGCATTTCAAAGAACAATCCAAAAATCCGATTCCTGCAAACCAAGGCCGTTCGGCGAGGCCAGTAGATATTTTGACCCATTACCAGGACAGCAGATATTTTGACCCATTACCCTTACCGAGGTATCGCTATTCCCAGTGATTTAAGATGAATTTTTGCACTGTTCTGCAACCCATTGGCAGTGGCATACTCCCAATAATCTGCCGCAAATTCTTCCAACCTACCGTTGCGATAAATGCTTGCAAGCGAAACTAAGTATTGCCAGCGTTGAAATTCTGAGAGACCTCTTAGCGTATTCGATATCAGACTCTCCAAGAGACTTTCGTCGGAAATGTATCTCATTATTTCTGGAATTGCCTTTTTCGTAAGTAGGCTGACAATTTCTTCCGCAAAGGCTTCGATGTCTTTTATTGATTCAATATCCCACCAATGGTCCTTTTTTTCTGGGAGCAACCATCCGATTCGCTCTCGCCAATGGCATTCTGATTCAGACGGTAATTCGTCACCACCAATATCTTCAATTTCGTTAAGTTTTGTAGAACTAACGCCTAAATTGATGGTAAAAGCAACTTGCCCCATCCTTTCACTACCTCGAGTCTGGAAATTTATCAAACCCCAATTCCCATACTGGAAGAAATAAAAAGTTGTCCCTTTTTTCTTGAATCCATGTAGCTTTAATGTCTTCTCGACTTTTTTTAATAATTCTTGATAATTTCCCATGCGCTACCAATTGTTTGGTTTTCTGATTAAAACGACATCTAAACCATATTGTTCTTTGATTGCCCAATCTTTATTCCTTTGGTCTACAGTATGAGGCGAATTTCCTGTTTTGCATTCAATTGCGCCGACCCTTTGTCCA includes the following:
- a CDS encoding DUF4304 domain-containing protein, encoding MGNYQELLKKVEKTLKLHGFKKKGTTFYFFQYGNWGLINFQTRGSERMGQVAFTINLGVSSTKLNEIEDIGGDELPSESECHWRERIGWLLPEKKDHWWDIESIKDIEAFAEEIVSLLTKKAIPEIMRYISDESLLESLISNTLRGLSEFQRWQYLVSLASIYRNGRLEEFAADYWEYATANGLQNSAKIHLKSLGIAIPR